Proteins encoded by one window of Macaca fascicularis isolate 582-1 chromosome 10, T2T-MFA8v1.1:
- the BIK gene encoding bcl-2-interacting killer isoform X1, with the protein MSGVRPISRDTLMETLLYEQLLEPLTMEVLGVTDPEEDLDPMEDFDPLECMEDSDMLALRLACIGDEMDVSLRAPRLAQLSEVAMHSLGLAFIYDQMDDIRDVLRSFMDGFTTLRENIMRFWRSPNPRSWVSREQVLLVLLLLLALLLALLSGGLHLLLK; encoded by the exons ATGTCTGGAGTAAGACCCATCTCCAGAGACACCTTGATGGAGACCCTCCTGTATGAGCAGCTCCTGGAACCCCTAACCATGGAGGTTCTTGGTGTCACTGACCCTGAAGAGGACCTGGACCCTATGGAGGACTTCGATCCTTTGGAGTGTATGGAGGACAG TGACATGTTGGCCCTGCGGCTGGCCTGCATCGGGGACGAGATGGATGTGAGCCTCAGGGCCCCGCGCCTGGCCCAGCTCTCTGAGGTGGCCATGCACAG CCTGGGTCTGGCTTTCATCTACGACCAGATGGACGACATCAGGGATGTTCTTAGAAGTTTCATGGATGGTTTCACCACCCTTAGGGAGAACATAATGAGGTTCTGGAGATCCCCGAATCCCAGGTCCTGG GTGTCCCGTGAACAggtgctgctggtgctgctgctgctgctggcactGCTGCTGGCGCTGCTCAGCGGGGGCCTGCACCTGCTGCTCAAGTGA
- the BIK gene encoding bcl-2-interacting killer isoform X2 produces the protein MSGVRPISRDTLMETLLYEQLLEPLTMEVLGVTDPEEDLDPMEDFDPLECMEDSLGLAFIYDQMDDIRDVLRSFMDGFTTLRENIMRFWRSPNPRSWVSREQVLLVLLLLLALLLALLSGGLHLLLK, from the exons ATGTCTGGAGTAAGACCCATCTCCAGAGACACCTTGATGGAGACCCTCCTGTATGAGCAGCTCCTGGAACCCCTAACCATGGAGGTTCTTGGTGTCACTGACCCTGAAGAGGACCTGGACCCTATGGAGGACTTCGATCCTTTGGAGTGTATGGAGGACAG CCTGGGTCTGGCTTTCATCTACGACCAGATGGACGACATCAGGGATGTTCTTAGAAGTTTCATGGATGGTTTCACCACCCTTAGGGAGAACATAATGAGGTTCTGGAGATCCCCGAATCCCAGGTCCTGG GTGTCCCGTGAACAggtgctgctggtgctgctgctgctgctggcactGCTGCTGGCGCTGCTCAGCGGGGGCCTGCACCTGCTGCTCAAGTGA